GAGACCGCGGCGAAGAACGACCATTCCGGATTCAGGTGCCGGTACTGGGCGGAGGCGAATTCCACAAAGGCCGCATTGGCGCAGGAGGGGATGATGTCGATGGTGGGCCAGCTGGTGGGTTTCACAAAATCGCTGACCCGCAGGTCCTGCAGCCCCATGCCGGTGATCGCCTCGGGCAGCTGGCGCTGGGGCAGGGCGGTGCCGGACTCGGCGCCCTGCAGCGAGGCGTTCATCCGCGTGGTCTCGCGCACCAGGTCGCGGGCCATGATGCCCCAGACGGTGTAATCCTCGGTGACGTCGCTGAGGCCCATGGAATGCGACAGGGTGGCCTGCGGGTCGAAGTCCACACAGAGCACCCGGTAGCCGTCCAGCGCCGCGGCATGGGCGAAATGCAGGGCCACGGTGGATTTGCCGGCGCCCCCCTTGAAGTTGGAGATCGCCACCCGCAGCGCCCGTTTCCCCGCGGGGCGCTTGGGCAGCAGCGATTTGCGGTTGATCTTGATGCGGCGGCGCAGCTCGTTGATCTCCTCCAGCGAATACCAGCGCTGGCGGCCGTCCTCCTCGACATGGCCCTGGGGCAGGGAGGGGTCAGTAGCGAGCCGTCCCCGCAGGGTCGACTGGTTGACGCGGAAGATCAGCTCCGCCACTTCCCAGGAGGAGAACCGGCGCAGGGTCTTTTCCATTTCGGGGGAGAAGGTCTGCTGGCGGATCCAGCTTTGCATCTTGAGGGATTGGGCCTGCATCCTGGACAGGTCTTCGTGCGTAAACATCGCTGCTCCTTAGCCTCACACGGTGTTGTTTTTTGAAAGCGTCCATTTCTGCAGGACGCTAATTCAGCCTCAATATCCATTTACGCCGAATTTGCAAAAAACGCAAAAGCAAATATGGTTGGAAAGAGCGTCCTGTCCCCGCGGGGACACATCTGCAAAAGGCCCAGTGAAACAAGGGCAGGGGCGATTCGGGCGGCTAACGCCAAACGATTCGTTTCATTGGGTTTTTCTGGTGTTTGCCTCCCAGATTTAGGGGGACACCCTGGCGAGGGACACAGCAGATTGGGGGACATTTCGGCGCAAATAGGGGTCACACAGGATGTCCCCCTATACCATTGATACCAATTTTTCTTTCGAAAAAGGGATTGGGGCTG
This window of the Leisingera sp. S132 genome carries:
- a CDS encoding AAA family ATPase; amino-acid sequence: MFTHEDLSRMQAQSLKMQSWIRQQTFSPEMEKTLRRFSSWEVAELIFRVNQSTLRGRLATDPSLPQGHVEEDGRQRWYSLEEINELRRRIKINRKSLLPKRPAGKRALRVAISNFKGGAGKSTVALHFAHAAALDGYRVLCVDFDPQATLSHSMGLSDVTEDYTVWGIMARDLVRETTRMNASLQGAESGTALPQRQLPEAITGMGLQDLRVSDFVKPTSWPTIDIIPSCANAAFVEFASAQYRHLNPEWSFFAAVSRYLDQLPAEDYDLMIFDCPPAIGYQSMNAVFAADMLYIPSGPGYWEYDSTTSFVGQLSEALEDLSAFNGVVPAGTFALPKVFQDVRFLLTRYESGNDLHRAMRSAFMKVFEGRMTEHPIEMTRAVEQSGRFLSSIYEIDYRDMTRETWRRARASFDQAYDEFKAYALEAWEKLEDEA